GGGAGAGACTCAGGATGCTGATCGAGATACACGTCGACGCCTGCGTGCGGATGCGCGGCTACATGCCGGTCTTCTTCGGCGGAGCGGGGCTGCCGGCCGACGTCCTCGATCGTTGGGACTCTTTTCGCCGGGACTACGAAGCGTTGTGTGCCAGCTGTGTTCAGGATGCGATGGACGAGGGTGTGCTGCCGCCGGCGGACGTGATGACCACGACCTTGCTGCTGCTGGGCATGTGCCTCTGGATATCACGCTGGTATCGACCTGAGGAAGGCATTCGCACCGAAGACATCGCCAAGACCGTCATTCGGCTGGTGTTGCCACCTGACGAGTGAGTGGTTCGCGCGCGGCCGGATGGGCCGCGTCTCGAAGGCCGCGGGGGAGGAATGGTTTCGCGGCCGGAGATCAGAAGTCTTCCAACGCGAACTGCGCGGCCAGCCGTCCCGGCCATCCGTTGACACCGCCGCCGGGGTGTACACCCGAGCCGGCCAGGAACAAGCCGTCCACCGGAGTGCGGTAGCCCCCGAGGCCCGCGGCGGGCCGGTTGGAACCCAGGCGGGTGGCAGTCATGTCGACATGAAAGAAGCACGCGTTGGGAATGTTGAACACCGATTCGAGGTCGGCCGGCGAGTGTTCGACCCGGCCGATTTCGGTCTCGAAGCCGCTGAGGAAGCGCTCC
The nucleotide sequence above comes from Mycolicibacterium moriokaense. Encoded proteins:
- a CDS encoding TetR/AcrR family transcriptional regulator — translated: MADQRSGDLPRPAPRRRGRPRMEIDLDAVADAVAGLVVEGGDKALSIVGAAERLDVSRATLYRLVPTKDDLVSIMLERATRQLADNMSAVVESDLSGRERLRMLIEIHVDACVRMRGYMPVFFGGAGLPADVLDRWDSFRRDYEALCASCVQDAMDEGVLPPADVMTTTLLLLGMCLWISRWYRPEEGIRTEDIAKTVIRLVLPPDE